One window of the Dryobates pubescens isolate bDryPub1 chromosome 13, bDryPub1.pri, whole genome shotgun sequence genome contains the following:
- the PIGX gene encoding phosphatidylinositol-glycan biosynthesis class X protein: MAGGWRQRGGRALLRAGLAALLCALHVQAACQDVAVTQELLKEGFHRDLLLKVELGVVGKDAGGCTVAARTRLPSGIYVDPYELASLQQQNLTKAVLIPDVIDVEAPEYLATDLLVLLYMEPDPRCSGCFSAALPVHGRYHRPAEDSEEALVVLKSPEVLLCCCDNGLSAECWKPAEVEAPCSGKTSGACQWYSTRHKPVYQESILQVPVGLRQHSSLVCVVTLLVTVLCSSLILAAACKYGHFPLVTCSE, encoded by the exons ATGGCGGGCGGCTGGCGCCAGCGGGGAGGCAGGGCGCTGCTCCGCGCTGGGCTGGCCGCGCTCCTCTGCGCTCTCC ATGTGCAGGCTGCTTGTCAGGATGTCGCagtcacacaggagctgctgaaagAGGGCTTTCACAG GGACCTGCTGCTGAAGGTAGAACTTGGTGTAGTGGGGAAGGATGCAGGAGGATGCACTGTGGCAGCTAGAACTCGTCTTCCATCAGGAATCTACGTGGATCCCTATGAGCTGGCAtccttgcagcagcagaatttaACAAAG GCAGTGCTAATTCCTGATGTCATTGATGTGGAGGCTCCTGAGTACTTAGCCACAGATCTTCTTGTTCTCCTGTACATGGAGCCAGACCCTCGGTGCTCTGGCTGTTTCAGCGCTGCCTTGCCTGTGCACGGGCGGTACCACCGGCCTGCAGAAGACAGTGAGGAAGCATTGGTTGTTCTGAAGAGCCCAGAAgtactgctctgctgctgtgaca ATGGTCTGTCAGCAGAGTGTTGGAagcctgctgaggtggaagctcccTGTTCAGGCAAAACCAGCGGTGCCTGTCAGTGGTACAGCACAAGGCACAAACCT GTGTATCAAGAATCAATTCTGCAGGTTCCAGTGGGGCTCAGGCAGCACAGTTCCTTAGTGTGTGTCGTGACTCTTCTGGTCAcagtgctctgctccagcctgattCTCGCAGCGGCGTGCAAATATGGACACTTCCCCCTGGTGACCTGCTCAGAATAA
- the CEP19 gene encoding centrosomal protein of 19 kDa → MTYTAKKCGICFQPPSIVLIYKEDSQDKTRQRIMPVRNFSKFSDCSMAAEQLKNNPRHKAYLEGVSLRQLRKMYSLLKGHLGGESLAESLEKFQQEETIDPEEDMNKLDDKELAKRKSIMDELFEKNRKKKDDPDFVYDIEVDFPQDEQLESCGWDIESGEEI, encoded by the exons ATGACTTACACTGCAAAGAAGTGTGGCATCTGCTTTCAGCCTCCTTCCATTGTCCTGATCTACAAAGAAGACAGCCAGGACAAGACTCGCCAGCGCATCATGCCTGTCAGAAATTTCTCCAAGTTCTCAG ACTGCAGcatggctgctgagcagctgaagaATAACCCTCGGCACAAGGCTTACCTGGAAGGAGTCTCACTGCGGCAGCTACGGAAGATGTACAGCTTGCTGAAAGGCCACCTgggaggggagagcctggctgagagcttGGAAAAGTTTCAGCAGGAAGAGACCATTGACCCAGAAGAGGACATGAACAAACTAGATGACAAGGAGCTAGCCAAAAGGAAGAGCATCATGGATGAGCTCTTTGAAAAGAACAGGAAGAAGAAGGATGACCCAGATTTCGTCTATGACATTGAAGTTGATTTTCCACAGGATGAGCAGCTGGAGTCTTGTGGCTGGGACATAGAGTCAGGTGAAGAAATCTGA